The Gammaproteobacteria bacterium genome segment GGCACGTCCGCCACCATCGGCTTGATACGCTCTGCCATCGCCAGGGTTTCATCCAGCACCTTCTGAAAGTCGACGGGCTCGGCTTTGTAATAGTTCTGTAACACAAAGTTGTGATAGTCCAGCACCTCGCCGAGCTTGGCGGCAAAGCGTTCCCGATGAAACAGATCACCCAGCCGCAGACCACGACGCGAAACCTTATCTTCATACGCGGGACCGATACCACGCCCGGTCGTGCCGATCTTGGATTTACCGCGCGCCAGTTCGCGCGCGTTATCCAGGGCGATGTGATAAGGCAGGATCAGCGGACAGGCCTCGCTGATCCGCAGGCGTTGTGAGGCGGGCACACCGCGGGCTTCCAGCATGTCGATCTCTTCGAGCAGCGCCGCAGGCGACACCACCACACCATTGCCGATCATGCACAGTACGTTTTCACGCAGCACACCGGAGGGGATGAGATGCAGGACGGTTTTTTCGCCGTCGATCACCAGGGTATGGCCGGCATTGTGGCCACCCTGGAAGCGCACCACAGCCTGTGCATGATCAGTCAACAAATCGACGACCTTCCCTTTACCTTCGTCGCCCCACTGTGTGCCAATGACTACTACATTTTTTCCCATGAGAGTTACCTGTGCCTGCTGGCAAAAAAAGTGACTGATGAACTTCGCGTGTTTATTATTTTAGGTTCGATATCATGTCGGGCTATGCCGCCGACACAACCCACTCGCCATTCTGTAATACCAGGACCTGCTGACAACCGGCTGCCGCCGCACCGCCATCCTGTCCCGACAGTTCACACACTACCCGATAGCCGGCGGCGCGCAGCTCTGCAATCTTTGCGGCCAGCGCAGGGTCGTCATTGGCGGGCGCAAACACCCCGCCCGGCACGGTAGCCTTTCCCGCCCCCAGGGCGATGAGTGCGCGCAGATCGGTGCTGAACCCGGTGGCGGGCCGGGCGCGCCCGAACACCTTGCCGATGTCGTCATAACGCCCACCCTGGGCGATGGCCTGCCCCTGACCGGCCTGATAGGCGGCAAACACCACGCCGGTGTGATAATGGAAACCACGCAGTTCGGCGAGGTCAAAGTGTAACTGCAAATCGGGGTGTTGCCGGGTGACGCGTTCCGCCACCTGTTCGATCTCATCGACCGCCTGCAATGCGGCTGCATTTCCCGCCAGGCTGCGTCGGGCGCGGGCCAGCACCTCCGCATCGCCATTCAACCACACCAGATCCTCAAAGGTCTGGCGTGTTTTTGTGTCCACGTCCAACGCGGTCATCAGGGCCTGGATCTCGGGCACCGCCTTGCGCTGTAGCGCGTCAAACAGCTGGCTTTCCTGCTCGAAGTCCAGACCTGCCGCCTGGGTCAGGGCGCGAAAAATCCCCACGTGCCCCAGATCAACAAACACCGGACCGATGCCGGACAATGCCAGGGTCTGCAACATCAGGTTCAACATTTCCGCGTCGCTTTCCACGCCGCTATGGCCGTACAGTTCGGCACCAATCTGGGTAAAACAGCGCGCACCGCCGAGGCCATCACCACGGGTGTGCAATACCGTACCCTGATAGCACAGACGCACCGGTCCCTGACGATCCAGCAAGCGGTGCGCATCAATCCGCGCCACCTGTGGCGTGATATCGGCACGCACACCCATCATGCGGCCGTTTAACTGATCAGTGAGTTTAAAGGTCTGCAGGTCGAGGTCGTTGCCCGTGCCCGTCAGTAGAGAATCCAGATACTCCACCAGCGAGGGAATAACCAGCTCGTAACCCCAGGATGAGAAGAGGTCCAACAGCTCTCGCCGTAACAGCTCCAGGCGCTCTGCCTGGGGCGGCAACAATTCTTCAATACCCTCGGGTAACAACCAACGTTCGTTATTCATTATTTTTTACGTATCAATTCTTTTTATAAACGCGGCATTTTCAGGCAACTGGTGCGTAACTATGAAAGAGAGCCACAAACGATCGTCACATACGGACCAGATACAACAGCGCAAGGCCGCCCGCCATGCTGACCAGACTGGCAATACGAATCTGCCGGTCATTCATTTCGGTCAACGCCAGTATCTTTTTGCGAAACCCTGTGGGACTGATAAAGGGAAACAGCCCCTCTATCACCAACACCAGCGCGAGTGCGCGCAGCAGATCATCCCACATTCATTCATAACTCATTGCATGGTCGCAGCGGTCACGCCGACAGCTTCGGCCGATTCATTTCAGGTTCTTTAAACATATACCTGAATCCGTGGCTTAACCGCGGATTCAGGATATATAAATACTTACTTAAAATATTTGAAGAACTCCGAATTCGGCTCAATCACCAGCACATCATTCTTGCTGGAGAAGGTCGTCTTATAGGCATTCAGGCTGCGATACAGGGAATAGAACTCGTAATCCTGACCGTAGGCCTTGGCATAGATCTGCGTGGTAGCGGCATCGCCCTCACCACGCAGTATTTCGGCGTCACGAAACGCATCGGCAATCAGCACGGTGCGCTGACGATCCGCCTCGGCCCGAATCTTCTCCGCCGATTCCGCACCGCGCGAACGAAGATCCTTGGCGACACGCTCACGTTCAGCGCGCATGCGACGGAACACGGATTCACTGATCTCCGCCGGAAAGTCGATGCGCTTGATGCGTACGTCAATGATATCAATACCAAAGGCTTCCGCCTGTTTGTTGGCATGTTCGGTAATCAGCTGCATGATCAGCAGCCGTTCACCCGATACCGCATCATTGATAGTGCGTTTGGCAAATTCGCCGCGCAGACCGTCCTTAATGATCTGTGACAGACGCAGATTGGCCTGCGCCATATCACCACCCGTCGCCGTGTAGTAATTGGCCACATCCTTGATGCGCCACTTCACAAACGAATCCACGATGAGATTTTTCTTCTCACCGGTAAGGTAACGTTCCGCCTCTGCGTCCAGTGTCTGGATGCGCGAATCAAATTTACGCACATTATTCACGAACGGCGTTTTCCAATAGAGGCCTGCGTCAAAATCTGTGCGTACAATTTCACCCAGACGGAACAGGATCGCCTTCTCCCGTTCATCGACAATGAAGATTGAAAACGAGGCGATAACCACCGCCACCGCCAACAGAATACCGATCAACCCTTTAGCCTGTCCCATTAGCGTACTCCTCTACTGCGAACACTGTCGCGCAGTCGTTGTTCTTCACTCGGTTCCAGGGTTGAGGTCTCACCTTCCACAATCTGGCGCGCCTTGGATGCATCGCCGGCGCCGCCAGCCATCATTTTGTCCAGTGGCAGATACAAGAGATTACCGCCGCCTTTGACATCCACCATGACCTTGCTGCTGTTGCTCATCACCGATTCCACGGCCTCAAGATACAGGCGCTTGCGCGTCACCTTTGGCGCCTTGGTATATTCGGCCAGAACCTGCGTGAAGCGCGATGCCTCACCAGTGGCCTCTGCAATCACCTGTTCCTTATAGGCATTGGCTTCGGCTATCTGGCGTGCCGCCGTACCACGTGCGCGGGGGATAATGTCATTGGCATAGGCCTCCGCCTCATTGATGACACGCTGCTGATCACCCTGTGCCCTGACTGCATCGGCAAAGGCCGCCTGGACCTGCTCGGGAGGCTGTGCGTCCTGCAGGTTAACCGAGGTGACCTGTAAACCCGCCATATACCGATCCAGCAGGGCCTGCACCTCTTGCTGGGTCTGCGCCGTTATCTCGGCCCGGCCTTCCTTCAAGATAAAATCCATGTTGCTCTTGCCAATCGTCTCGCGTATCACGCTTTCGGTCAGCTGACGTAGGGTCGTTTCCGGATCTTTCACATTGAATAGAAAATCACTGGCGCTTCTTACCTTGTATTGCACGGCCAGTTTGATATCGACGATGTTCTCGTCCTGCGTCAGCATCAGGGATTCACTCCCCACGCTGCTCGCGTTCTGTCGACTACTGTCACCGGACCGAAAGCCGATGGTCAGGCTGCGGATATTTTCGATGTCCACCGTTTCTACGCGCTGGATGCCGCGCGGAAACCAGTGCGGCCCCGGCTGGGTGGTCTGATGATACTTACCAAACTGCGTCACCACGCCCCGGGTGCCTTCCTCAACAATGTAAACCCCGGAGATGACCCACACCACCAGCGCCACGGCGACGATCAGGCCGACGCCGATCGAGCCGGCCTTGCCGGACCCGGTACCCGTGCCACCGCTACGCGCGCCACCGCCGCCAAACAGGGCGCCAAATTTTTCCTGAAGCTTTTTCACCACTTCGTCGAGATCGGGAGGACTTTGCTGATCATTTTTACGTCCACCCCAGGGATCTTTATTCCCTGAACCACCGGGTTCATTCCAGGCCATCATTACACTCCGTTTGTGAAAACTGTTTTTTTTGAAAAGTATTTTTCGAAAAAATTATTGTCTGGCAGGCGATCACTTAAGTGATCACTGCCGCGCATCGTGGTTGCGCGCCCTGTCACATGCCTTGTCACGTGCCTTGTTAATAGCACAGCACGTTGATCAATATAAATTGGTTGATTATCCGATTTTCGTCGGCACAGGAAGGGGATTTTAGGGGGTTTCGGTACCCAGCTGCAACCGTTAATCCGCCAGCACCGGATCAGCGCCGGTCTCCTGGGCCTGTGCATCGACCAGGATGGCGACACCTTCTGTTTTTTGCAGCTGCTCGAAATCACGGCGCGGCAATTCGACCTCCAGCAGCAGATCGCCATTCTCCTCCGCCCGCTCATTCAGCACCTTGCCAAGGGTGAACAGCCTGGCCCGCAGGCGACCATTGGCGGCCGGCACGCGGATCCATTGGTGCAACTGCTCGGCACTAAACCGTTGATCCAGCACTGATTGCAGCAGCTCCATGCCCGCGCCGGTCTGCGCCGAACACCAGATGCGACGCACCTGGCCGTCCTCGCCGCGTTCCAGCCGGGGCTGATAATCCGGCAGCAGATCGATTTTATTAAACACCTCAATCTGTGGCACCTTGTCCGCGCCAATCTCCTCCAGCACGGCATTCACCTGCTGGATCTGCTCTGGATAGTTTTCATTGCCGGCGTCGATCACATGCAATAGCAGATCGGCCTGACAGGTCTCCTCCAGGGTGGAACGAAAGGCCGCCACCAGGTCATGGGGCAGGTGACGGATAAAACCGACGGTATCGGCGAGAATAACCGCACCCGTATCGGGTAGTTCCAGTCGTCGCAGGGTGGGATCCAGGGTCGCAAACAGCTGGTCGGCCGCGTACACCTGCGATTCCGTCAGTCGATTGAACAGCGTGGACTTGCCGGCATTGGTGTAGCCCACCAGCGACACCGTCGGCACCTCCGCCTTGCGCCGCGCACGGCGGCTCTGGTCGCGCTGATTCTGCACCTTCTCCAGGCGTTTATTGAGCTGTTTGATGCGTAGCGCCAGCAGGCGCCGGTCGGTTTCCAGCTGGGTTTCACCCGGACCCCGCAGGCCGATACCGCCTTTTTGCCGCTCCAGATGGGTCCAGCCCCGGACCAGCCGTGTCGACAGGTGTTTGAGCTGCGCCAGCTCCACCTGCAACCGCCCTTCATGGGAGCTGGCGCGCTGGGCGAAGATATCCAGGATCAGGCCGGTACGATCCAGCACCCGACACTTGAGCAGACGCTCCAGATTACGTTCCTGGGAGGGCGCCAGGGCGTAATCCACCAGCACGAGTTCGGCCTGTTCGCGCTCGATAATCTCGCGCACCTCCTCCGCCTTGCCGCTGCCCATCAGATATTTCGCATCGGGAACACGCCGCCCGGCAGTGACCACGGCCACAGGTTCTGCGCCCGCAGAGATCGCCAGCTCGCGAAATTCGGCGAGGGTATCGGCATCCACCTTGGAGGCCGTCGCTCGCGCAGGAGATCTTAGCCGAGAAGAAAAATCCACGTGCACCAGCACCGCACGTTCACTGCCGGGGGCACGCTGTCCGGATGCATCATCCAGGGTACCGGGACGCTCAAACAAACACGTTACTCCCGGTTCCAGACATGAGAATCAAGCTCAAGCTGCCAGGGGCAGCAGCAACTCGAACTTCAGGTATTGTGCGAATCTTGACCGCCTTCGATAGAGATCGGCAACTTCACGTTACGTGCGGGCACCACCGTAGAAATCGCGTGTTTGTAAACCATTTGATTGACGCTGTTTTTCAGCAGAACCACAAATTGGTCAAAGGAATCAATTTGTCCCTGTAACTTAATACCATTGACCAGAAATATTGAAACGGGAACACGCTCCTTGCGTAGCGCGTTCAGGAAAGGGTCTTGTAACGATTGCCCTTTTGACATGGTGATTCTCCTTTTATGTATCCTTATTGATTTTATTGGAAGCCGGTCATCTTAGCGATACACCAGCCCCCTCGGACAACGCAGTAAAACCCAAGCACTCAGCCATGAAAGCCCAAGCAAAACAGTTAATTAACAGGCTTTTACACCGTCACGGAAGATCTGCCACTGTGGCAGTTTTTCATCCCTGACCTACTCATATGGCACTAGCCGCAAGATATTTCAAGACCTGGGCCAGAATTTGCCCCCTTTTCTCCTCAAAACCGAGACGGAATGCCGCCGCTTCCGGCTGATGCTTTAACCAGGTGAGCTGGCGCTTGGCCAGCTGGCGGGTGGCGATAACCCCCCTTTCTCGCAGGGTATCGTAATCACAATGGCCCGCGAGATACTCCCACACCTGTCGGTAGCCCACCGCCCGCATCGACGGCAGATCGACATGCAGATCGCCCCGCCGGTACAGTGCCTCCACCTCCTCCACCAGTCCCTGTTCCAGCATAGCCTGAAACCGCTGGGCGATCCGCTGATGCAGGGCGGCGCGATCGATCGGCGTGAGCACAATTTTCACGGGACGGCAGGGCAGATCATTGTTGATCTCCTGCCGCAGCAGGCTGCTCATGGAGGCGCCTGTCAGGCCAAACACCTCAAGCGCGCGCAGGGTGCGCTGCGGATCGTTGGCGTGGATGCGTGCCGCCGCCTCGGGATCGACCTCAGCCAGGCGGGCATGTAGATGAGCGAGGCCGAATTCGTTCAGCTCGGCCTCCAGCCGGGCGCGCATGGCGGGATCCGATGACGGCAGCGCCGACAGCCCCCGCTCCAGCGCATGAAAATACAACATGGTTCCGCCCACCAATAAGGGGATACGCCCACGGGCGAGGATTGCCTTGATCTCCTCGATGGCGCGCTGTCGAAACTGCGCGGCCGAAAAGGGCTCGGCGGGGTCACAGATGTCGATGAGACGATGCGGAGCGGCGGCCAGGGTGGCCGCATCGGGCTTGGCGGAACCGATATCCATACCACGATAGACCATCACCGAATCCACGCTGATGATGTCGCAGGGTCGTCGCTGACACAGCTCGATGGCCAGCTCGGTTTTGCCGGTGGCGGTGGGGCCCATGAGGAAGATGGCGGGGGGGAGCATATTAGACATGGGTGCGTATTTTACACGGGGACTGTCCTTTGGACTGTCCCCAAAGACGAAATAACCCCGAGAACCCCCGAGGGGGACAGTCCAAAGGACAGTCCCTATGCAAACTGGGCTCAGCTACAAGCGCAGGCTGGCCGCATAGATAAAGGCATCTTCGCGCCCGTGCGTCAGGGGATAATAATCCTTGCGCAGTCCCACCTGGTTAAAGCCCATCTGTTCATACAGAGCAATGGCGCCGGTATTGGAGGGCCGCACCTCCAGGAAGACATCGCGCACTTCCAGCGCATCCGCCTCGTCCAGCAGCAGGCTCAAAATTTCACGCCCCACCCCGCGTCGCTGAAACGCCCTGGCAACACACAGGTTCAGCACATGGGCCTCACCGGCACCGGTGGACATCACCCCGTAACCGGCCATCACCCCTTCCAGCTCGCCGACATGGCAGCGGTAGCCCACGCGCAGGCAGTCCTCAAAGATGCGCCGCGTCCACGGGAAGGGATACATCGCCAGCTCAATGCGCATCAGCTGATCAAGATCCCCCACGACCATGGGGCGCACCTCCAGGCCCGGGGTCTGCACCATCGCACTCACAGGCGCCCCCCGCCATCGCCCGGGAGAACGCTCCCGGCCACCACCGCGGCCGCGAAGCGCAGGTCCGCCCAGCTGTTGGCCTTCTCACTGGGTTTGTGCAACAGGTAGGCCGGATGGTAGGTCACCACCAGCGGGATTTCGCCGTAATGGTGCAGCTGGCCGCGCAATTTTGTCACGGCGGTGTCGACCTTTAACAGATGGTGTGCCGCCACCGTCCCCATGGCGAGGATGACCCTGGGCGCCACCAGCGCAATCTGCCGCTGCAGATAGGTCTCGCATTGCGACATCTCCGCCGGCCGGGGGACACGATCCTCCGGTGGCCGACATTTGAGGATGTTGCTGATAAACACCTGCTCCCGGCCAAGGCCGAGGGCGCGCAACATATTATTGAGCAACTGACCGGCATCCCCCACAAAGGGCTCGCCCTGCTGCTCTTCGTCCGCCTTCGGCGCCTCGCCGATCACCATCCACTCTGCCATGCGGTTACCCGCCCCAAACACCGTTTGCGTGCGTGAGCGGTGCAGTTCGCAGGCTGTGCAGCCGGCCACCGCCGCCTGTAAGGCCGGCCAGTCCAGACTGCGGACATCGGGCAGCGGGGCCGGCGCTGCCAGCGGCTGCCCCTCTGCCTCGCACATTTCCAGGCTGGGACAGTAATCATCGGTGGGCGGTGGCGGTTCCTCTTCGCCAGCACCCCCGACCGAGGGCGACACACGCTCCGGCAATGCCACAGCCGAGACAGGGACGACCGCCTCAGACACAACGGCTGGCGGTACTGCGGAAGGCAGTCCCTGGTCCGCCAGCATCGCCACGCCCCGTTCATCGCCCTGCACCTCATTCTGCGGGGCGACACGGCGCTCCCAGGCCTGGATACCCATGGCCTGCAAGTAGGCGGACTGTTGTTGCCGTGTCGTCACGTGATGGCCCTCAACTCACCCAATAGCTTCGTTATACCTGGGGGTGTTGCCGATCCATCGGCACCAGGACACGATTCAGGGCATTGATGTAGGCCTTGGCCGAGGCGATAACGATGTCAATATCGGCGCCCTGTCCATTGACAATGCGCCCGTCCTTTTGCAGCCGCACGGTTACCTCACCCTGGGAATCGGTACCACTGGTGATATTGTTCACCGAATATAACTGCAACTCGGTACCACTGCTGACCATCGACTCAATGGCCTTGAACGCCGCATCGATCGGGCCGCTGCCGGAAGCCATGGCATTTTTTTCCATGCCATCAATCTTCAGCGTCACGGAGGCAGCGGGCGTTTCACCGGTTTCGGAACAGACCTTGAGCGCCACCAGCTTCACCCGTTCGTTTTCGGCCTCGAGATTGGCCTCGGTGACCAGGGCCTGTAAATCGTCATCGAAGATCTCGTGCTTTTTATCGGCGAGTTCCTTGAAGCGCACAAAGGCATCATTCAGCTCTTCTTCACCCGCAAAGCTGACGCCCAGTTCCTGCAACCTCGTGCGAAAGGCATTACGCCCCGAGTGCTTGCCCAACACCATGCGATTGGCGGACCAGCCCACATCTTCGGCGCGCATGATTTCGTAGGTCTCGCGACTCTTGAGCACGCCATCCTGATGAATGCCGGATTCGTGGGCAAAGGCGTTGGCGCCGACAATGGCCTTATTAGGCTGTACGGTAAAGCCGGTGATGCTCGATACCAGCCGCGAGCAGGGAACGATCTGGCTTCGATCGATGTGGTCGACATTGCAGGCAAACACATCCCGGCGCGTACTCACGGCCATCACCACCTCTTCGAGCGCGGCATTACCGGCCCGTTCACCCAAACCATTAATGGTGCACTCCACCTGACGCGCACCGCGCGCAACCGCGGCCAGCGAATTGGCCACGGCCAGGCCGAGGTCATTGTGACAGTGTACTGAAAACACCGCCTTGTCCGCGTTAGGCACGCGCTCGATCAGGTTGCCGATGAGGTCACCAAACTGATGCGGCAGGTTGTAACCCACCGTGTCGGGAATATTGACCGTGGTGGCACCGGCATTGATCACCGCCTCCAATACGCGACACAAAAAATCCAGCTCGGAACGCCCGGCATCCTCCGGCGAAAACTCCACATTATCGGTGAACTGCCGGGCCCGCTTCACGGCCCGCACGGCCTGCTCCACCACGGCATCCGGCTCCATGCGCAATTTCATTTTCATATGGATCGGCGAGGTGGCGATGAAGGTATGGATGCGTCCCGAATTGGCACCTTTGAGGGCCTCACCGGCACGGTCGATGTCCTTGTCCAGCGCACGGGCCAGACCGCAGACGGTACTGTCCTTGATGACATTGGCCACCGCCTGCACCGACTCGAAATCGCCCTGGCTGGCAATGGGAAAGCCGGCTTCGATCACATCCACGTGCATGCGCTCCAGGGCCCTGGCGATACGCACCTTCTCGTCGCGGGTCATGGAGGCGCCCGGGCTCTGCTCGCCATCACGCAAGGTGGTATCAAAGATGATTAATTGTTCGCTCATGTCTTGCTCCGTAGGTATGGAACCATCTTAACAGTGGCGCTGGTAATTTTCAGTCATTCACTGCCGATGATTGCATGTCACATTCACCGTTGTGCCCTGCGCGTTCGCACAGCACAAAAATCATTTATATAAGTATGTGGGGGTATTTGTCTGCCCTAAGGCAGCAGTCGCAGAAGAGCGAGGCCGGAATACAGGTCAACAGAAGCCGCCTGGCCGACCGTGCACACAGACGCCTGCCCGGGGAGGGCATTGTATCGTGTCATGTGTGCGGTGATATTCATTTCAGTGTGTAGTCCTGTTGCTTACTATAGGGACGCTTGGCAGAAATCTCAAGCGCCCTGGCCGACTAGTCTTCCGCTTGTCCGCCACTGCTGCTCGCACGACGCTCCGCCCGGCGGCGGCGCAGTGACATCAGGGTCACGACCGGACCAGAGAGCGCGTACACGGCAAAGCCGGCAAACAGCACCTGCGGCGGGTCCAGCGAAATCAGCACGAACACCAGCACCACCACCAGCAGGGCCACAAAGGGCACCTTGCCCTTGAGGTCGAGATCCTTGAAGCTGCGATAGCGGACATTGCTCACCATCAGTAGGCCGCAAAAGACCGTCACCACCAGGGCCAGATAGACCACCCTGCTGCCTTCGTTGAAATAGCCCTGCCCCACCCACACCATGCCGGCGACCACCGCGGCCGCGGCGGGACTCGCCAGGCCCTGAAAATAACGCTTGTCGGCACGTCCCACCTGGGTATTGAAGCGGGCCAGACGTAATGCCGTGCCCGCCGTGTAGATGAACGCCGCCAGCCAGCCCAGTTTGCCGATGTCAGACAAGGCCCAGGTGTAGACCACCAGCGCCGGCGCCAGGCCGAAGGAGACCATGTCGGCAAGGCTGTCGTACTCGGCACCAAAAGCGCTCTGGGTATTGGTCATGCGCGCCACCCGCCCGTCCAGGCCATCGAGCACCATGGCGATGAATATCGCCACCGCCGCCGACTCAAAACGCCCATTCATGGCGGCGACAATGGCATAGAATCCGGCAAACAGACAGCCGGTGGTGAACAGGTTGGGCAACAGGTAAATGCCCCGGTGGGGACGGCGCCTTTCCCCGGTCACCAGTGTCTCTTCCGTGTCGGCGGCGGTAGCCGAGCTGTCGCCCGGCTTATCGTTCGGTTTGTCGTCGTGCTTGTCAGTCATAGTTACCGTATCGTCACCGTGGTAATGCGTGTTGAAATAATGTGCGCATCGCGCATGCGCAGTCCGCTGCTCTTTACACCCTAACACCCTTACACCGTCTGCAATGGCGTCGCCATCCCCTACATAGTAGCCGTCTGCATCGGAGTTTGCGCAGTGTGCCTGGCATGCACCAGGGTAGCG includes the following:
- a CDS encoding ATP phosphoribosyltransferase regulatory subunit produces the protein MMNNERWLLPEGIEELLPPQAERLELLRRELLDLFSSWGYELVIPSLVEYLDSLLTGTGNDLDLQTFKLTDQLNGRMMGVRADITPQVARIDAHRLLDRQGPVRLCYQGTVLHTRGDGLGGARCFTQIGAELYGHSGVESDAEMLNLMLQTLALSGIGPVFVDLGHVGIFRALTQAAGLDFEQESQLFDALQRKAVPEIQALMTALDVDTKTRQTFEDLVWLNGDAEVLARARRSLAGNAAALQAVDEIEQVAERVTRQHPDLQLHFDLAELRGFHYHTGVVFAAYQAGQGQAIAQGGRYDDIGKVFGRARPATGFSTDLRALIALGAGKATVPGGVFAPANDDPALAAKIAELRAAGYRVVCELSGQDGGAAAAGCQQVLVLQNGEWVVSAA
- a CDS encoding DUF2065 domain-containing protein; translated protein: MWDDLLRALALVLVIEGLFPFISPTGFRKKILALTEMNDRQIRIASLVSMAGGLALLYLVRM
- the hflC gene encoding protease modulator HflC — encoded protein: MGQAKGLIGILLAVAVVIASFSIFIVDEREKAILFRLGEIVRTDFDAGLYWKTPFVNNVRKFDSRIQTLDAEAERYLTGEKKNLIVDSFVKWRIKDVANYYTATGGDMAQANLRLSQIIKDGLRGEFAKRTINDAVSGERLLIMQLITEHANKQAEAFGIDIIDVRIKRIDFPAEISESVFRRMRAERERVAKDLRSRGAESAEKIRAEADRQRTVLIADAFRDAEILRGEGDAATTQIYAKAYGQDYEFYSLYRSLNAYKTTFSSKNDVLVIEPNSEFFKYFK
- the hflK gene encoding FtsH protease activity modulator HflK, with the protein product MAWNEPGGSGNKDPWGGRKNDQQSPPDLDEVVKKLQEKFGALFGGGGARSGGTGTGSGKAGSIGVGLIVAVALVVWVISGVYIVEEGTRGVVTQFGKYHQTTQPGPHWFPRGIQRVETVDIENIRSLTIGFRSGDSSRQNASSVGSESLMLTQDENIVDIKLAVQYKVRSASDFLFNVKDPETTLRQLTESVIRETIGKSNMDFILKEGRAEITAQTQQEVQALLDRYMAGLQVTSVNLQDAQPPEQVQAAFADAVRAQGDQQRVINEAEAYANDIIPRARGTAARQIAEANAYKEQVIAEATGEASRFTQVLAEYTKAPKVTRKRLYLEAVESVMSNSSKVMVDVKGGGNLLYLPLDKMMAGGAGDASKARQIVEGETSTLEPSEEQRLRDSVRSRGVR
- the hflX gene encoding ribosome rescue GTPase HflX, producing MFERPGTLDDASGQRAPGSERAVLVHVDFSSRLRSPARATASKVDADTLAEFRELAISAGAEPVAVVTAGRRVPDAKYLMGSGKAEEVREIIEREQAELVLVDYALAPSQERNLERLLKCRVLDRTGLILDIFAQRASSHEGRLQVELAQLKHLSTRLVRGWTHLERQKGGIGLRGPGETQLETDRRLLALRIKQLNKRLEKVQNQRDQSRRARRKAEVPTVSLVGYTNAGKSTLFNRLTESQVYAADQLFATLDPTLRRLELPDTGAVILADTVGFIRHLPHDLVAAFRSTLEETCQADLLLHVIDAGNENYPEQIQQVNAVLEEIGADKVPQIEVFNKIDLLPDYQPRLERGEDGQVRRIWCSAQTGAGMELLQSVLDQRFSAEQLHQWIRVPAANGRLRARLFTLGKVLNERAEENGDLLLEVELPRRDFEQLQKTEGVAILVDAQAQETGADPVLAD
- the hfq gene encoding RNA chaperone Hfq — translated: MSKGQSLQDPFLNALRKERVPVSIFLVNGIKLQGQIDSFDQFVVLLKNSVNQMVYKHAISTVVPARNVKLPISIEGGQDSHNT
- the miaA gene encoding tRNA (adenosine(37)-N6)-dimethylallyltransferase MiaA encodes the protein MSNMLPPAIFLMGPTATGKTELAIELCQRRPCDIISVDSVMVYRGMDIGSAKPDAATLAAAPHRLIDICDPAEPFSAAQFRQRAIEEIKAILARGRIPLLVGGTMLYFHALERGLSALPSSDPAMRARLEAELNEFGLAHLHARLAEVDPEAAARIHANDPQRTLRALEVFGLTGASMSSLLRQEINNDLPCRPVKIVLTPIDRAALHQRIAQRFQAMLEQGLVEEVEALYRRGDLHVDLPSMRAVGYRQVWEYLAGHCDYDTLRERGVIATRQLAKRQLTWLKHQPEAAAFRLGFEEKRGQILAQVLKYLAASAI
- the rimI gene encoding ribosomal protein S18-alanine N-acetyltransferase encodes the protein MVQTPGLEVRPMVVGDLDQLMRIELAMYPFPWTRRIFEDCLRVGYRCHVGELEGVMAGYGVMSTGAGEAHVLNLCVARAFQRRGVGREILSLLLDEADALEVRDVFLEVRPSNTGAIALYEQMGFNQVGLRKDYYPLTHGREDAFIYAASLRL
- a CDS encoding uracil-DNA glycosylase is translated as MTTRQQQSAYLQAMGIQAWERRVAPQNEVQGDERGVAMLADQGLPSAVPPAVVSEAVVPVSAVALPERVSPSVGGAGEEEPPPPTDDYCPSLEMCEAEGQPLAAPAPLPDVRSLDWPALQAAVAGCTACELHRSRTQTVFGAGNRMAEWMVIGEAPKADEEQQGEPFVGDAGQLLNNMLRALGLGREQVFISNILKCRPPEDRVPRPAEMSQCETYLQRQIALVAPRVILAMGTVAAHHLLKVDTAVTKLRGQLHHYGEIPLVVTYHPAYLLHKPSEKANSWADLRFAAAVVAGSVLPGDGGGRL
- a CDS encoding 2-isopropylmalate synthase is translated as MSEQLIIFDTTLRDGEQSPGASMTRDEKVRIARALERMHVDVIEAGFPIASQGDFESVQAVANVIKDSTVCGLARALDKDIDRAGEALKGANSGRIHTFIATSPIHMKMKLRMEPDAVVEQAVRAVKRARQFTDNVEFSPEDAGRSELDFLCRVLEAVINAGATTVNIPDTVGYNLPHQFGDLIGNLIERVPNADKAVFSVHCHNDLGLAVANSLAAVARGARQVECTINGLGERAGNAALEEVVMAVSTRRDVFACNVDHIDRSQIVPCSRLVSSITGFTVQPNKAIVGANAFAHESGIHQDGVLKSRETYEIMRAEDVGWSANRMVLGKHSGRNAFRTRLQELGVSFAGEEELNDAFVRFKELADKKHEIFDDDLQALVTEANLEAENERVKLVALKVCSETGETPAASVTLKIDGMEKNAMASGSGPIDAAFKAIESMVSSGTELQLYSVNNITSGTDSQGEVTVRLQKDGRIVNGQGADIDIVIASAKAYINALNRVLVPMDRQHPQV
- the pssA gene encoding CDP-diacylglycerol--serine O-phosphatidyltransferase; translation: MTDKHDDKPNDKPGDSSATAADTEETLVTGERRRPHRGIYLLPNLFTTGCLFAGFYAIVAAMNGRFESAAVAIFIAMVLDGLDGRVARMTNTQSAFGAEYDSLADMVSFGLAPALVVYTWALSDIGKLGWLAAFIYTAGTALRLARFNTQVGRADKRYFQGLASPAAAAVVAGMVWVGQGYFNEGSRVVYLALVVTVFCGLLMVSNVRYRSFKDLDLKGKVPFVALLVVVLVFVLISLDPPQVLFAGFAVYALSGPVVTLMSLRRRRAERRASSSGGQAED